The Nocardioides salarius genome includes a region encoding these proteins:
- a CDS encoding HNH endonuclease signature motif containing protein, which produces MATTAAHPINGALARMHSLLDELAEVSTWSMSQAATAEALVDLSQLEARVVELKSRTLAHAETVAVAETNASPSVAVWHSNATRSTKRESFRQVRLAEGLVRYDVVREALGRGDVIAEQASVICTALDELPDDLDAGVLEQATKALVAYAEVHDAKALRVLGRRILEVVAPEVAEAWEAEQLEREEREAEKSAVFRMREDGHGRIKGSFTVPLLAGQMLERALLAFAAPKHQIANRATDEGEHEEQNEAPVPVRRPTAQRLGAAFVELIERLDPKELPKAGGVNATVVVTMTLDSLKDGLAAATLDTGDRISAATARRLACEAGVVPVVLGGKSQPLDVGRAKRYFTPAQRVAMGVRDGGCTARGCDAPPAMCHAHHDDPWSCHGHTDLARGRLLCPFHHRRIHDPEYESDVGGDNQVTFHRRT; this is translated from the coding sequence ATGGCCACCACCGCGGCGCACCCCATCAACGGGGCGCTCGCGCGCATGCACTCGCTGCTCGACGAGCTCGCCGAGGTGTCGACCTGGTCGATGAGCCAGGCAGCGACGGCGGAGGCGTTGGTCGACTTATCGCAGCTCGAGGCGCGGGTGGTCGAGCTGAAGTCGCGGACCCTCGCCCACGCCGAGACGGTGGCGGTGGCGGAGACGAATGCGTCGCCGTCGGTGGCGGTGTGGCACTCCAACGCGACGCGGTCGACGAAGCGGGAGTCGTTCCGCCAGGTGCGCCTGGCTGAGGGGCTCGTCCGCTACGACGTGGTGCGGGAAGCGCTCGGTCGTGGCGATGTCATCGCGGAGCAGGCGTCGGTGATCTGCACGGCGCTCGATGAGCTGCCCGACGACCTGGACGCCGGTGTGTTGGAGCAGGCAACCAAGGCGCTGGTCGCGTACGCGGAGGTCCACGACGCCAAGGCGCTGCGGGTGCTGGGTCGACGCATCCTCGAAGTCGTGGCACCCGAGGTCGCGGAGGCATGGGAGGCCGAACAGCTCGAGCGCGAGGAGCGCGAGGCGGAGAAGTCGGCGGTGTTCCGGATGCGCGAGGACGGCCACGGCCGGATCAAGGGCTCGTTCACGGTGCCGCTACTGGCCGGCCAGATGCTGGAGCGGGCCCTGCTCGCCTTCGCCGCCCCCAAGCACCAGATCGCCAACCGCGCCACCGATGAAGGCGAGCACGAAGAGCAGAACGAGGCTCCGGTGCCGGTACGCCGCCCCACAGCGCAGCGGCTCGGTGCCGCGTTCGTCGAGCTCATCGAAAGGCTCGACCCCAAGGAACTACCCAAGGCAGGTGGCGTGAACGCCACCGTCGTGGTGACCATGACCCTCGACTCCCTCAAGGACGGCCTGGCGGCCGCCACCCTCGACACCGGTGACCGGATCAGCGCCGCCACCGCGAGGCGGCTGGCCTGCGAGGCCGGCGTCGTGCCCGTGGTGCTGGGAGGCAAGAGTCAGCCGCTCGACGTGGGCCGTGCGAAGCGGTACTTCACCCCGGCCCAGCGGGTCGCGATGGGCGTTCGTGACGGTGGTTGCACCGCTCGGGGCTGTGACGCCCCGCCGGCGATGTGCCACGCCCACCACGACGACCCGTGGTCGTGCCACGGACACACCGACCTGGCTCGGGGGCGCTTGTTGTGTCCCTTCCACCACCGCCGAATTCATGATCCGGAGTACGAGAGCGACGTCGGTGGCGACAACCAGGTCACTTTCCACCGGCGGACGTAG
- a CDS encoding uracil-xanthine permease family protein, whose product MSMFRWTVVKPGQGEAVAPDERLDWGRTAGIGAQHVVAMFGATFVFPLIMGLNANLAIMMSGIATICFLLIVRNKVPSYLGTSASFVGGAAAIYNQGGGPSDVTGAILVSGVILALVGLLIHVAGTGAVNAVLPPVVTGAVVLLIGFNLAPVATSTYMPADYWIALLTMTAVIVMAVGLRGFLGRIAIFLGLIFGYVVSWLADLTLGPITSVTPASAGEAVEHDRVDWSLVSSADWFGFPPETTSDAVGWHLPSFSITFTLLVIPAVIALVAENVGHVKAVAEMTGRDLDPEMGRAVGADGVATVIATSIGGSPTTTYAENIGVMATTRVYSTAAYYVAAVTAILLGLVPKFGAIVNATPAAVLGGITLVLYGMIGLLGAKIWKENGVDFGNPVNLVPVAAGLVMGIGLGTDQFFPVTDDFTLGGIAAGTIIIVAGYHLARAIAPPEPDGTMLSVGTEGVHHDGPQAHPDAEGRHRG is encoded by the coding sequence ATGTCGATGTTCAGGTGGACCGTGGTCAAGCCCGGGCAGGGCGAGGCGGTGGCACCCGACGAGCGGCTCGACTGGGGACGCACCGCCGGGATCGGTGCCCAGCACGTCGTGGCGATGTTCGGCGCGACCTTCGTCTTCCCGCTCATCATGGGGCTCAACGCCAACCTCGCGATCATGATGAGTGGCATCGCGACGATCTGCTTCCTGCTGATCGTGCGCAACAAGGTGCCCAGCTACCTGGGCACCAGCGCCTCGTTCGTGGGCGGTGCGGCCGCGATCTACAACCAGGGCGGCGGCCCCTCCGACGTCACCGGCGCGATCCTCGTCTCCGGCGTGATCCTGGCGCTGGTCGGCCTGCTCATCCACGTCGCCGGCACCGGCGCGGTCAACGCCGTGCTGCCGCCGGTGGTCACCGGCGCGGTCGTGCTGCTCATCGGGTTCAACCTGGCCCCGGTCGCCACCTCGACCTACATGCCGGCCGACTACTGGATCGCCCTGCTGACGATGACCGCGGTGATCGTGATGGCCGTGGGGCTGCGGGGCTTCCTGGGGCGGATCGCGATCTTCCTCGGCCTGATCTTCGGGTACGTCGTCTCCTGGCTCGCCGACCTCACGCTCGGCCCGATCACCTCTGTCACCCCCGCCTCCGCCGGCGAGGCGGTCGAGCACGACCGCGTCGACTGGTCGCTGGTCTCCTCGGCCGACTGGTTCGGCTTCCCGCCCGAGACGACCTCCGACGCGGTCGGCTGGCACCTGCCCTCCTTCTCCATCACCTTCACGCTCCTGGTCATCCCCGCCGTCATCGCGCTGGTCGCCGAGAACGTCGGGCACGTCAAGGCCGTCGCCGAGATGACGGGGCGCGACCTCGACCCCGAGATGGGCCGCGCGGTCGGCGCCGACGGCGTCGCCACGGTGATCGCCACCTCGATCGGCGGCTCGCCGACCACGACGTACGCCGAAAACATCGGCGTGATGGCCACGACCCGGGTCTACTCCACGGCCGCCTACTACGTGGCCGCGGTGACCGCGATCCTGCTCGGTCTGGTCCCCAAGTTCGGGGCGATCGTCAACGCCACCCCCGCTGCCGTGCTGGGCGGCATCACCCTGGTGCTCTACGGGATGATCGGCCTGCTCGGCGCGAAGATCTGGAAGGAGAACGGGGTCGACTTCGGCAACCCGGTCAACCTCGTCCCGGTCGCGGCGGGCCTGGTGATGGGCATCGGCCTGGGCACCGACCAGTTCTTCCCGGTCACCGACGACTTCACCCTCGGCGGCATCGCCGCCGGCACCATCATCATCGTCGCGGGCTACCACCTGGCCCGGGCCATCGCCCCGCCCGAGCCCGACGGCACGATGCTCTCGGTCGGTACCGAGGGCGTGCACCACGACGGCCCCCAGGCCCACCCCGACGCCGAGGGCAGGCACCGCGGGTGA
- a CDS encoding FAD binding domain-containing protein — translation MKPAPVGYVRPSSLEEACRALADDPEAKVLAGGQSLVPLLSMRLAAPSSLVDINALPGLAEVEVLAGPDGTDGGVRVGALVRHADLLAHDGAARAQPLLRMALSHVAHAPIRNRGTTVGSLVHADAAAEMPAVLALLGGSVEVLSTRGARTVAGADLVVGPLESSLAHDEIATSAWFPALAAGQGAGFAEISRRQGDYALCGVAALVRLVDGYVVEARAAYLAVDDTPTVVDLLPALADGTDGTDGTDGAHLDAAADLALAALSPCGDIHATAQYRAHLARVLTTRVVREAVRHAGERGERSAT, via the coding sequence GTGAAGCCCGCCCCCGTCGGCTACGTGCGACCCAGCAGCCTCGAGGAGGCCTGCCGGGCGCTGGCGGACGACCCGGAGGCCAAGGTGCTGGCGGGTGGGCAGAGCCTGGTGCCGCTGCTGTCGATGCGCCTCGCCGCGCCCAGCAGCCTCGTCGACATCAACGCGCTCCCCGGGCTGGCCGAGGTCGAGGTGCTCGCCGGGCCCGACGGGACCGACGGGGGAGTGCGGGTCGGGGCGCTGGTGCGCCATGCCGACCTGCTCGCCCACGACGGCGCGGCCAGGGCCCAGCCGCTGCTGCGGATGGCGCTGAGCCACGTCGCCCACGCCCCGATCCGCAACCGCGGCACCACGGTCGGCTCGCTGGTGCACGCCGACGCGGCGGCCGAGATGCCGGCGGTGCTGGCGCTGCTCGGCGGCTCCGTCGAGGTGCTCTCCACCCGGGGTGCCCGCACCGTGGCCGGCGCCGACCTCGTCGTCGGCCCGCTGGAGAGCTCGCTGGCCCACGACGAGATCGCCACCTCCGCGTGGTTCCCCGCGCTGGCTGCCGGCCAGGGCGCCGGGTTCGCCGAGATCTCGCGCCGCCAGGGCGACTACGCGCTGTGCGGCGTGGCCGCGCTGGTCCGTCTCGTCGACGGGTACGTCGTCGAGGCGCGCGCGGCGTACCTCGCGGTCGACGACACCCCCACCGTCGTCGACCTGCTGCCGGCCCTGGCCGACGGGACCGACGGGACCGACGGGACCGACGGCGCGCACCTCGACGCCGCCGCCGACCTGGCGCTCGCCGCGCTCTCGCCGTGCGGCGACATCCACGCCACCGCGCAGTACCGTGCCCACCTCGCCCGGGTCCTGACCACCCGGGTCGTGCGCGAGGCCGTGCGGCACGCCGGCGAGCGCGGGGAGAGGAGCGCTACATGA
- a CDS encoding (2Fe-2S)-binding protein — MSEELHEVHLVVNGTTYDARVPARRLLSDALRHDLGLTGTHVGCEHGVCGACTVLLDGRPVRACLLLAVTVDGHEITTVEGLAGPDGTLSAVQEGFAQCHGLQCGFCTPGFLTTVTAGLRDNPDPSHEEAREMVAGNLCRCTGYQNIVRSVERAAELARERS, encoded by the coding sequence ATGAGCGAGGAGCTCCACGAGGTCCACCTCGTGGTCAACGGCACGACGTACGACGCGCGGGTGCCCGCCCGGCGCCTGCTCAGCGACGCGCTGCGCCACGACCTCGGGCTGACCGGCACCCACGTCGGCTGCGAGCACGGGGTCTGCGGCGCCTGCACCGTGCTGCTCGACGGGCGCCCGGTGCGGGCCTGCCTGCTGCTGGCGGTCACCGTCGACGGCCACGAGATCACCACCGTCGAGGGGCTCGCCGGCCCCGACGGCACCCTGAGCGCGGTGCAGGAGGGCTTCGCCCAGTGCCACGGCCTGCAGTGCGGCTTCTGCACGCCGGGCTTCCTGACCACGGTCACCGCGGGCCTGCGCGACAACCCCGACCCCTCCCACGAGGAGGCCCGCGAGATGGTCGCGGGCAACCTGTGCCGCTGCACGGGCTACCAGAACATCGTGCGCTCGGTGGAGCGCGCGGCCGAGCTGGCCCGGGAGCGGTCGTGA
- the cutA gene encoding aerobic carbon-monoxide dehydrogenase large subunit — protein MTTRLTGTPVQRTEDRRLLTGTGRFVDDVLVGPGTLHAAVLRSPHAHARIVDIDVDAVLDLEGVHLVWTHEDLAALSAPLADPLPLLIPHPALTHGRTQHALAREEVNHVGEAVAFVVADDRYVAEDAVERIRVTWEVLPPVVGLEQARAGERLVHDDVPGNVGARLEQGTADARTMAAALDAAPHRLSLDLEVERSACTPLEGRGTVARWDPDSDRLQVWTSTQTSTGVRAAVAARLGLDLGQVDVITPDVGGGFGVKINHPWPEELLVPAAARALGRVVKFTEDRREHFVASAHERGQLQHVEVGFDDDGRLLALDVELWHDHGAYTPYGLIVPIITSTQLLGPYKPELYRVVFESLYTNTTMVTPYRGAGRPQGCYAMERTMDAIAAHLGRDRTEVRAANFIQPDEFPYDQGLVFQDGRELEYDSGDYPALLEKAKALVGWDDFETFRAEMAAQGRRVGIGLACYVEGTGVGPYEGAHVHVETSGKVKVATGLTTQGQGHQTVFAQLVADELGCRFEDVEVVTGDTRRMPYAVGTFASRAAVMSGSAIHLAARRTKEKALRIAAEALEADEADLEIVEGSVRVKGSPGSAIDLGTVAVLSNPLRYAFDEASKAATQFSVGDPGRPPVAEDDEPGLEGKDFYSPERATFASGIHAVVVETDPDTAEIRVLTYAVVHDCGTLINPMIVEGQIHGGVAQGVAGALYERMAYDESGQLLNASFMDFLMPYVTEVPDGIAIDHQETPSPLNPLGIKGAGEAGVIPSAAVFAAAIEDAEGIPVTRMPMSPSDLFDLRNAHQRQEHPS, from the coding sequence GTGACGACGCGGCTGACGGGCACGCCGGTGCAGCGCACCGAGGACCGGCGCCTGCTCACCGGCACCGGCCGCTTCGTCGACGACGTGCTGGTGGGCCCGGGCACCCTGCACGCCGCCGTGCTGCGCAGCCCGCACGCGCACGCACGCATCGTCGACATCGACGTCGACGCCGTGCTCGACCTCGAGGGGGTGCACCTGGTCTGGACCCACGAGGACCTCGCGGCCCTGTCGGCGCCGCTGGCCGACCCGCTGCCGCTGCTGATCCCGCACCCGGCGCTGACCCACGGACGCACCCAGCACGCGCTGGCCCGCGAGGAGGTCAACCACGTGGGCGAGGCGGTCGCGTTCGTGGTCGCCGACGACCGCTACGTCGCCGAGGACGCCGTCGAGCGGATCCGGGTGACCTGGGAGGTGCTGCCCCCGGTGGTCGGTCTCGAGCAGGCCCGCGCCGGTGAGCGGCTGGTGCACGACGACGTGCCCGGCAACGTCGGCGCCCGTCTCGAGCAGGGCACCGCCGACGCGCGGACGATGGCCGCCGCCCTCGACGCCGCGCCCCACCGGCTCAGCCTCGACCTCGAGGTCGAGCGCTCGGCGTGCACCCCGCTCGAGGGCCGCGGCACGGTCGCGCGCTGGGACCCCGACTCCGACCGGCTGCAGGTGTGGACCTCGACCCAGACCTCCACCGGCGTGCGGGCCGCGGTGGCCGCCAGGCTGGGCCTCGACCTGGGCCAGGTCGACGTGATCACCCCCGACGTCGGCGGCGGGTTCGGGGTCAAGATCAACCACCCGTGGCCCGAGGAGCTGCTGGTGCCGGCGGCCGCGCGTGCGCTGGGCCGGGTCGTGAAGTTCACCGAGGACCGCCGCGAGCACTTCGTGGCCTCCGCCCACGAGCGCGGCCAGCTCCAGCACGTCGAGGTCGGCTTCGACGACGACGGGCGGCTGCTGGCCCTCGACGTGGAGCTCTGGCACGACCACGGCGCCTACACGCCCTACGGGCTGATCGTGCCGATCATCACCAGCACCCAGCTGCTCGGGCCCTACAAGCCCGAGCTCTACCGGGTGGTCTTCGAGTCGCTCTACACCAACACCACGATGGTCACGCCCTACCGCGGCGCCGGGCGCCCGCAGGGCTGCTACGCGATGGAGCGCACCATGGACGCGATCGCCGCCCACCTGGGCCGCGACCGCACCGAGGTGCGCGCCGCCAACTTCATCCAGCCCGACGAGTTCCCCTACGACCAGGGCCTGGTCTTCCAGGACGGTCGTGAGCTCGAGTACGACTCCGGCGACTACCCGGCGCTGCTCGAGAAGGCCAAGGCGCTGGTGGGCTGGGACGACTTCGAGACCTTCCGGGCCGAGATGGCCGCCCAGGGGCGCCGGGTCGGCATCGGCCTGGCCTGCTACGTCGAGGGCACCGGGGTGGGTCCCTACGAGGGCGCCCACGTGCACGTCGAGACCAGCGGCAAGGTCAAGGTCGCCACCGGCCTGACCACCCAGGGCCAGGGCCACCAGACCGTCTTCGCCCAGCTCGTCGCCGACGAGCTCGGCTGCCGCTTCGAGGACGTCGAGGTCGTCACCGGCGACACCCGCCGGATGCCGTACGCCGTGGGCACCTTCGCCTCGCGCGCCGCGGTGATGAGCGGCTCGGCGATCCACCTGGCCGCCAGGCGCACCAAGGAGAAGGCGCTGCGCATCGCCGCCGAGGCGCTCGAGGCCGACGAGGCCGACCTCGAGATCGTCGAGGGCAGCGTGCGGGTCAAGGGCTCGCCCGGCTCGGCCATCGACCTCGGCACCGTCGCGGTGCTCTCCAACCCGCTGCGCTACGCCTTCGACGAGGCCTCCAAGGCCGCCACCCAGTTCTCCGTCGGCGACCCCGGCCGGCCGCCGGTCGCCGAGGACGACGAGCCGGGCCTGGAGGGCAAGGACTTCTACAGCCCCGAGCGGGCCACCTTCGCCTCCGGCATCCACGCCGTGGTCGTCGAGACCGACCCCGACACCGCCGAGATCCGCGTGCTGACCTACGCCGTCGTGCACGACTGCGGCACGCTCATCAATCCCATGATCGTGGAGGGGCAGATCCACGGCGGCGTGGCCCAGGGGGTCGCGGGCGCGCTCTACGAGCGGATGGCCTACGACGAGTCGGGCCAGCTGCTCAACGCCTCCTTCATGGACTTCCTGATGCCCTACGTCACCGAGGTCCCCGACGGGATCGCGATCGACCACCAGGAGACCCCGAGCCCGCTCAACCCCCTGGGCATCAAGGGCGCCGGCGAGGCCGGGGTGATCCCCTCGGCCGCGGTCTTCGCGGCCGCGATCGAGGACGCCGAGGGCATCCCGGTCACCCGGATGCCGATGTCGCCCTCCGACCTCTTCGACCTCAGGAACGCCCACCAGCGACAGGAGCACCCCTCGTGA
- a CDS encoding SRPBCC family protein → MRISAEHLVAQPVARVWEALLDPVVLVGTIPGCSRLERLAGADGEHAYAMTVNAGVAAIKGTYDGTCTLRDLVEHESLTMHLQGAGAPGTVDARVAVRFEDADGGTRITYDADATVGGMVGGVGQRMLTSVSRRMAGEFFGNVATALAGGPTPAAVAPSVAGAAEREQPGTVYTTTGPGPDAFAAGNAFWQGVATGAGLVLLGVFAGARWTRRP, encoded by the coding sequence GTGAGGATCAGCGCAGAGCACCTGGTGGCGCAGCCGGTGGCGCGGGTGTGGGAGGCCCTGCTCGACCCGGTCGTGCTCGTGGGCACCATCCCGGGCTGCTCCCGCCTCGAGCGTCTCGCCGGCGCCGACGGCGAGCACGCCTACGCCATGACCGTCAACGCGGGCGTGGCCGCCATCAAGGGCACCTACGACGGCACCTGCACCCTGCGCGACCTCGTCGAGCACGAGTCGCTGACCATGCACCTGCAGGGCGCGGGCGCCCCGGGCACCGTGGACGCGCGGGTGGCGGTGCGCTTCGAGGACGCGGACGGCGGCACCCGGATCACCTACGACGCCGACGCCACCGTGGGCGGGATGGTCGGCGGGGTCGGCCAGCGGATGCTGACCTCGGTGTCGCGGCGGATGGCGGGGGAGTTCTTCGGCAACGTCGCGACCGCGCTGGCCGGCGGCCCCACCCCGGCCGCGGTCGCACCGAGCGTCGCCGGCGCCGCCGAGCGCGAGCAGCCGGGCACCGTCTACACGACCACCGGCCCGGGCCCGGACGCGTTCGCCGCGGGCAACGCCTTCTGGCAGGGCGTCGCGACCGGAGCCGGACTGGTGCTCCTGGGGGTGTTCGCGGGCGCACGCTGGACTCGTCGGCCATGA
- a CDS encoding amidase — protein MSSQQPAPDLGVHSSARAMAAAVRSRRISARELLELHLERIEERNPELNAVVNLDVERARAGAAAADQHLARGGPLGPLHGLPFAFKDTHAVAGWPTTYGSRLFADHVPQHDELLVERVRRAGVVVVGRTNVPEFAAGSHTFNRLFGTTRNPYDPSRSAGGSSGGAAAALASGMVPLADGSDMGGSLRNPASFCGVVGMRPSLGRVPEWPLYNQWETTSVGGPLARDVGDLALLLSVMAGPDPRAPMALGDPGHLLAAPLEPTPRALHGLRVAWSLDLGGAFAVDEEVAVVTEQAGRLMARHGARVHGAHPDLAEGDDTFRTLRAWHLHAKLGPLLAEHPGELKASLADNIRAGAPLSGTDVARAYTQRTTLGERMRQFFTQHDLLVLPVSQVAPFPAEQEYPTQVAGRPMGSYLDWMRSAYLVSVTGCPAIAVPAGRTPDGLPVGVQLVGPHGSDRRLLEVAAAFEAAAASKGGGHG, from the coding sequence GTGAGCAGCCAGCAGCCCGCCCCCGACCTGGGCGTCCACTCCAGCGCCCGGGCGATGGCGGCGGCCGTGCGCAGCCGCCGGATCTCGGCCCGCGAGCTGCTCGAGCTGCACCTGGAGCGCATCGAGGAGCGCAACCCCGAGCTCAACGCGGTCGTCAACCTCGACGTCGAGCGGGCCCGGGCCGGGGCCGCCGCGGCCGACCAGCACCTGGCTCGCGGCGGGCCCCTGGGGCCGCTGCACGGGCTGCCCTTCGCCTTCAAGGACACCCACGCGGTGGCCGGCTGGCCGACCACCTACGGCTCCCGGCTCTTCGCCGACCACGTGCCCCAGCACGACGAGCTGCTCGTCGAGCGGGTGCGCCGCGCCGGCGTGGTGGTCGTCGGGCGCACTAACGTGCCGGAGTTCGCCGCCGGGTCGCACACCTTCAACCGGCTCTTCGGCACCACCCGCAACCCCTACGACCCCAGCCGCAGCGCCGGCGGCTCCAGCGGCGGGGCCGCGGCCGCGCTGGCCAGCGGCATGGTGCCGCTCGCCGACGGCTCCGACATGGGCGGCTCGCTGCGCAACCCCGCCTCGTTCTGCGGCGTCGTCGGGATGCGCCCCAGCCTGGGCCGGGTGCCCGAGTGGCCGCTGTACAACCAGTGGGAGACCACGTCGGTCGGGGGACCGCTGGCCCGCGACGTCGGCGACCTCGCCCTGCTGCTCTCGGTCATGGCCGGCCCCGACCCCCGTGCGCCGATGGCCCTGGGCGACCCGGGGCACCTCCTCGCGGCTCCGCTCGAGCCCACCCCCCGCGCCCTGCACGGGCTGCGGGTGGCCTGGTCGCTCGACCTCGGCGGCGCCTTCGCCGTCGACGAGGAGGTCGCGGTCGTCACCGAGCAGGCCGGCCGGCTGATGGCGCGCCACGGCGCCCGGGTGCACGGCGCCCACCCCGACCTCGCCGAGGGCGACGACACCTTCCGCACCCTGCGCGCCTGGCACCTGCACGCCAAGCTCGGGCCGCTGCTCGCCGAGCACCCGGGCGAGCTCAAGGCCAGCCTCGCCGACAACATCCGGGCGGGCGCGCCGCTGAGCGGCACCGACGTGGCACGCGCCTACACCCAGCGCACCACCCTCGGCGAGCGGATGCGCCAGTTCTTCACCCAGCACGACCTGCTGGTGCTGCCGGTCTCGCAGGTGGCGCCGTTCCCCGCCGAGCAGGAGTACCCCACCCAGGTCGCCGGGCGACCGATGGGCTCCTACCTCGACTGGATGCGATCGGCCTACCTGGTCAGCGTCACCGGGTGCCCGGCGATCGCGGTGCCGGCCGGCCGCACGCCGGACGGCCTGCCCGTCGGGGTGCAGCTGGTGGGCCCGCACGGCAGTGACCGGCGCCTGCTCGAGGTCGCGGCCGCCTTCGAGGCGGCGGCCGCCTCCAAGGGCGGCGGACATGGCTGA